In a genomic window of candidate division WOR-3 bacterium:
- a CDS encoding adenylosuccinate synthase, protein MANLTIVGTQWGDEGKGKIVDLLARTAQLVVRFQGGPNAGHTVCSPRGRFTFHQVPSGILYARTRCVIGLGCVLDPFRLNEELDEIEKNGIRVEKRLFIDRRTHLILPYHRVLDRLQEEQLADRRIGTTGRGIGPAYGDKYSRIGIRAGDLLNEDRFEEKLRRNLAAANFRLMEIYKAEPLNFKQVFTEYWEATRGLTPMIVDGTLLIEQMLRQDRRVLFEGAQGTHLDIDLGSYPYVTTSSTVVAGAALGSGISPFWLEEAVGVAKAYTTRVGAGPFPTELQEKEGEQLRELGAEYGATTGRPRRCGWFDAGLVRAAVRYNRLNALVITKLDVLDSLPEIRIGTGYRYQGKRVREFDPFLADGLEPELITLPGWCEPTSGCRRYGDLPVRAKKYIEKIAQLVDCPVAMVSVGSGREQTVIVDARRLRWLKSG, encoded by the coding sequence ATGGCAAATCTGACAATTGTCGGGACGCAGTGGGGTGATGAGGGCAAGGGTAAAATTGTTGATCTGCTTGCCCGGACCGCACAGCTGGTGGTCCGGTTCCAGGGCGGTCCGAATGCGGGTCATACGGTCTGTTCGCCCCGGGGCAGATTCACATTTCATCAGGTGCCCTCCGGGATCCTCTATGCCCGGACCCGCTGTGTCATCGGGCTGGGCTGTGTCCTTGACCCCTTCCGGCTCAACGAGGAGCTGGACGAAATTGAGAAAAACGGGATCCGGGTGGAAAAACGGCTGTTCATTGACCGCCGGACCCATCTGATTCTGCCCTATCACCGGGTCCTGGACCGGCTGCAGGAAGAACAGCTGGCAGACCGCAGAATCGGCACTACCGGCAGAGGCATCGGACCGGCATACGGAGACAAATACTCCCGGATCGGCATCCGTGCCGGTGACCTGCTCAATGAGGACCGGTTTGAGGAGAAACTCCGGCGCAATCTGGCAGCTGCCAACTTCCGGCTGATGGAGATTTACAAGGCAGAACCGCTGAACTTCAAGCAGGTCTTCACCGAATACTGGGAGGCGACCCGCGGGTTGACACCGATGATTGTTGACGGCACCCTGCTGATTGAGCAGATGCTGCGACAGGACCGGCGGGTGCTGTTTGAGGGTGCCCAGGGCACCCATCTGGACATTGACCTCGGCTCCTATCCCTATGTTACCACCTCCTCAACCGTGGTTGCGGGTGCGGCGCTGGGCAGTGGTATCAGCCCGTTCTGGCTGGAGGAGGCGGTCGGGGTTGCCAAGGCTTACACCACCCGGGTGGGTGCGGGTCCGTTTCCGACCGAACTGCAGGAAAAGGAAGGGGAACAACTGCGGGAGCTGGGAGCGGAATACGGTGCCACCACCGGCAGACCCCGGCGCTGCGGCTGGTTTGATGCCGGACTGGTCCGGGCAGCGGTGCGCTACAACCGGCTCAATGCGCTGGTCATTACCAAACTTGATGTCCTGGACTCCCTGCCGGAAATCAGAATCGGCACCGGCTACCGGTATCAGGGGAAAAGGGTCCGGGAGTTTGATCCGTTTCTGGCAGACGGGCTTGAACCCGAGTTGATCACCCTGCCCGGCTGGTGCGAGCCGACTTCGGGCTGCCGGCGCTATGGTGACCTGCCGGTCCGGGCAAAAAAGTACATTGAAAAGATTGCTCAGCTTGTGGACTGTCCGGTGGCGATGGTCTCGGTCGGCTCCGGAAGGGAGCAGACGGTAATCGTGGATGCAAGGAGGCTCAGATGGCTGAAATCCGGCTGA
- the hypB gene encoding hydrogenase nickel incorporation protein HypB, which translates to MAEIRLMQPILASNDALAEKQLGLLNRHRVLSINIMSGPGAGKTSLIERTVQALKDRYRLWVIEGDIQGDLDAQRVVAQGVGCTQLNTQGACHLDGMMLEPVFARLELEGLDLLIIENVGNLVCPAEFRLPAHYNVTIISTPEGSDKPEKYPLMFSKSDVIIINKIDLLPYVDFSIERFSRAVRKLKPRVPIIRLSCRTGEGLKAWFDWLEGTLKKFRRKTTSKGK; encoded by the coding sequence ATGGCTGAAATCCGGCTGATGCAGCCGATTCTGGCGTCAAACGACGCCCTGGCAGAAAAGCAGCTCGGTTTGCTCAACCGGCACCGGGTTTTAAGCATCAACATCATGTCCGGACCGGGTGCGGGCAAGACCAGCCTGATTGAGAGGACCGTTCAGGCGCTCAAGGACCGCTACCGGCTCTGGGTGATTGAGGGTGATATTCAGGGGGATCTGGATGCACAGCGGGTGGTGGCGCAGGGTGTGGGCTGCACCCAGCTCAATACTCAGGGCGCCTGCCATCTTGACGGGATGATGCTTGAACCGGTGTTTGCCCGGCTGGAGCTGGAGGGACTTGACCTGCTCATCATTGAAAATGTGGGCAACCTGGTCTGTCCGGCAGAGTTCCGCCTGCCTGCCCATTACAATGTTACGATCATTTCCACGCCGGAGGGCAGTGACAAACCGGAGAAATACCCGCTGATGTTCTCAAAATCGGATGTGATTATCATCAACAAGATTGACCTCCTGCCTTATGTTGACTTCAGCATTGAGCGCTTCAGCCGGGCGGTGCGGAAACTCAAGCCCAGGGTGCCGATTATCCGGCTTTCCTGCCGCACCGGTGAAGGGCTGAAGGCGTGGTTTGACTGGCTGGAGGGGACGCTGAAAAAGTTCAGAAGGAAAACCACCAGCAAGGGGAAATAG
- a CDS encoding nucleoside deaminase, whose translation MPEIDPRTAMNLAIEQALRAIENGQAPFGCVLVKDGRVIARAHNTVWQDTDPTAHAEINALRTACQQLRTIDLSGAELYTTCEPCPMCYTAAHWARISRVIFGARIEDARNAGFNELPVPSETLNRYNPAPPELVPGFMAEECRRLFELWKQLGAGRPY comes from the coding sequence ATGCCGGAAATTGACCCTCGTACCGCCATGAACCTGGCGATTGAGCAGGCACTGCGGGCGATTGAGAACGGACAGGCACCGTTCGGCTGTGTGCTGGTTAAAGACGGCAGAGTTATTGCCCGTGCCCACAACACCGTCTGGCAGGACACCGACCCGACCGCCCATGCGGAGATCAATGCGCTCCGGACCGCCTGCCAGCAGCTCAGAACGATTGATCTCTCGGGTGCTGAACTCTACACCACCTGCGAACCCTGTCCGATGTGCTATACTGCGGCACACTGGGCGCGGATCAGCCGGGTCATCTTCGGTGCCCGGATTGAGGATGCCCGGAATGCCGGATTCAACGAACTGCCGGTTCCCAGCGAGACACTTAACCGGTATAACCCGGCTCCGCCCGAACTTGTTCCCGGTTTCATGGCAGAGGAGTGCCGGCGCCTGTTTGAACTCTGGAAACAGCTCGGAGCGGGCAGACCCTATTAG
- a CDS encoding 4Fe-4S binding protein gives MKKFLLEEPVEVTGPKGHKHRLIKHFCKGCRICVNFCPTQTLGLDERFRITVLYPERCIGCRMCELRCPDLAIFVTPAERKR, from the coding sequence ATGAAGAAGTTTCTCCTTGAAGAACCGGTGGAGGTCACAGGACCTAAAGGGCATAAGCACCGCTTAATCAAACACTTCTGCAAGGGATGCAGAATCTGCGTTAACTTCTGTCCGACTCAGACCCTGGGGCTGGATGAGCGGTTCCGGATTACGGTTCTTTATCCGGAGCGGTGTATCGGCTGCCGGATGTGTGAACTCCGCTGTCCGGACCTGGCGATCTTTGTTACACCGGCGGAGAGGAAGCGATGA
- a CDS encoding 2-oxoacid:acceptor oxidoreductase subunit alpha, which yields MRQLLSGNEACAIGALRAGVRFFAGYPITPSTEIAEYLARELPKVGGTFIQMEDEIGSICCMNGATAAGLKAMTATSGPGFSLMQEGIGYSVMAELPCIIVNVMRGGPATGTPTRTSQADVMQARYGTHGDHPIVALCPWSVRECFDLTVEAVNISERLRVPVIVLMDEIVGHMREVVELPEEVKLWQPAKPKPPREDYYHYDDTNNYDAPIASFGEGYRIHLTGLTHRKDGFPTDEPEIIKWNLDRLRAKIEDNRSWLWDLDYQDLGAETVIVCYGSAARSAMEAKHQVELKTGRRIGILRLRMLWPFPSQRLIGLLRSARRVIVPEMNQGQLYREVERTVNLNVPVVSVQRYDGEMLTPEEIIAAI from the coding sequence ATGAGACAGCTTCTGTCCGGGAATGAAGCCTGTGCCATCGGTGCGCTCCGTGCCGGGGTGCGCTTCTTTGCCGGTTATCCGATCACTCCGTCAACTGAGATTGCTGAATACCTGGCGCGGGAACTGCCCAAGGTCGGCGGCACCTTCATCCAGATGGAGGATGAGATCGGCTCGATCTGCTGTATGAACGGTGCAACCGCTGCCGGCCTGAAGGCGATGACCGCAACTTCAGGTCCGGGTTTTTCCCTGATGCAGGAGGGGATCGGCTACTCGGTGATGGCAGAACTGCCCTGCATCATCGTCAATGTGATGCGCGGCGGACCGGCAACCGGCACTCCGACCCGCACCTCGCAGGCGGATGTGATGCAGGCACGCTACGGCACCCATGGCGATCATCCGATCGTTGCCCTCTGTCCCTGGAGTGTTCGCGAATGCTTTGACCTGACGGTTGAGGCGGTCAACATCTCGGAACGGCTCCGGGTTCCGGTGATTGTCCTGATGGATGAGATCGTGGGGCATATGCGCGAGGTGGTGGAACTGCCGGAGGAGGTGAAACTGTGGCAGCCGGCAAAACCGAAACCACCCCGGGAAGATTATTACCATTATGATGACACCAACAACTATGATGCTCCGATTGCCAGCTTCGGCGAGGGCTACCGGATTCACCTCACCGGTCTGACCCACCGCAAGGACGGCTTTCCCACTGACGAGCCCGAGATCATCAAGTGGAACCTGGACCGGCTCCGGGCAAAGATTGAGGACAACCGGAGCTGGCTCTGGGATCTGGACTATCAGGACCTCGGTGCCGAGACGGTGATTGTCTGCTATGGCAGTGCTGCCCGTTCTGCGATGGAGGCAAAGCATCAGGTTGAGCTCAAGACCGGCAGGCGGATTGGCATCCTGCGCCTGCGCATGCTCTGGCCCTTTCCGAGCCAGCGGCTGATCGGCCTGCTCCGCTCGGCGCGGCGGGTGATCGTGCCCGAGATGAACCAGGGTCAGCTCTACCGTGAGGTCGAGCGGACGGTCAACCTCAATGTGCCGGTGGTTTCGGTCCAGCGCTATGACGGGGAGATGCTCACCCCGGAGGAGATCATTGCGGCGATATGA
- a CDS encoding 2-oxoacid:ferredoxin oxidoreductase subunit beta: MIDITADRFLNFFRLDERFPHILCPGCGIGTIMGTMVRAFIDLGISQDELCVISGIGCSSRVPGYLDCDTFHTLHGRALPAATGVKLAKPELKVVVIGGDGDIMAIGGNHFIHTARRNLDITVIVVNNFTYGMTGGQYSPTTPTHEKASTAPFGNVERSFDVCFIAKAAGAMFVARSTTFHVAHLKKMIELALNKKGFSVVEVISQCPTFYGRYQGIGDAVKMLEWLKSRSVDVSRVADPWQVRDKFVIGVLHDQEEVPPYTELYQSVRERAKE; this comes from the coding sequence ATGATTGACATCACTGCGGACCGGTTTCTCAACTTCTTCCGCCTGGATGAGCGGTTTCCCCATATTCTCTGTCCGGGCTGCGGGATCGGTACGATCATGGGCACGATGGTCCGGGCGTTTATTGACCTCGGCATCAGCCAGGATGAGCTGTGCGTCATCTCCGGGATCGGCTGTTCCTCCCGGGTTCCGGGCTATCTCGACTGCGACACCTTCCACACCCTGCACGGCAGAGCCCTGCCGGCTGCGACCGGGGTCAAGCTGGCAAAGCCCGAGCTCAAGGTGGTGGTGATCGGCGGTGATGGCGACATCATGGCGATCGGCGGCAACCACTTCATCCACACCGCCCGGCGCAACCTGGACATCACCGTCATCGTCGTCAACAACTTCACCTACGGCATGACCGGCGGTCAGTATTCACCCACCACCCCGACCCATGAAAAGGCATCAACCGCACCCTTCGGTAATGTCGAGCGCTCCTTTGATGTCTGCTTCATCGCCAAAGCGGCCGGGGCGATGTTTGTTGCCCGCAGCACCACCTTCCATGTTGCCCACCTCAAGAAGATGATCGAGCTGGCGCTCAACAAGAAGGGGTTCAGCGTCGTTGAGGTCATCTCCCAGTGTCCGACCTTCTACGGGAGATATCAGGGCATCGGCGATGCGGTCAAGATGCTCGAGTGGCTCAAGAGCCGTTCGGTTGATGTCAGCAGGGTTGCCGACCCCTGGCAGGTCAGGGACAAGTTCGTCATCGGCGTCCTCCATGACCAGGAGGAGGTTCCGCCCTATACCGAGCTTTACCAGTCGGTCCGGGAAAGGGCAAAGGAATGA
- a CDS encoding 2-oxoacid:acceptor oxidoreductase family protein: MKKFEIRLAGTGGQGVILASVILAEAAGVYEGWYAVQTQSYGPEARGGASRADVIISDQPILYPKCRKLDLLVGLSQQAIDKYLPDLKIRGLAVIDEFYVRECPHPQTLCLPLSRTAREKLGRELFTNILTLGAIAKITGLVSLESLKKAVATRVPKQFLDFNTRALEAGWELGGGVGHQTRI; this comes from the coding sequence ATGAAGAAGTTTGAAATCCGGCTTGCCGGCACTGGCGGACAGGGGGTGATACTGGCGAGCGTGATTCTGGCGGAGGCGGCCGGGGTTTATGAAGGCTGGTATGCGGTCCAGACCCAGAGCTACGGACCGGAAGCCCGGGGCGGGGCGTCGCGCGCGGATGTCATCATCTCCGATCAGCCGATCCTCTATCCCAAATGCCGGAAACTGGACCTGCTCGTCGGCTTGAGCCAGCAGGCGATTGACAAATACCTCCCGGACCTCAAAATCCGCGGCCTAGCGGTCATTGACGAATTCTATGTCCGGGAATGTCCCCATCCCCAGACCCTGTGTCTGCCCCTCTCCCGGACCGCCCGGGAAAAACTGGGCAGGGAACTGTTCACCAACATCCTTACCCTCGGTGCGATTGCGAAAATCACCGGACTGGTCAGCCTCGAATCGCTCAAAAAGGCGGTCGCCACCCGGGTGCCGAAACAGTTTCTCGACTTCAACACCAGAGCGCTCGAGGCGGGCTGGGAACTGGGGGGAGGGGTCGGACATCAGACCCGAATCTGA
- a CDS encoding DUF262 domain-containing protein → MIKVKYNPQEDKMRISELMSRVYNGEVVIPEFQRSFIWEPEDIRELLVSVIGGYHIGTMLVIRLSTEDSPFRLRLIEGVREVNNDARIATTVTVILDGQQRTTALFYALHGPDLPLKGRKNPYRFYLDLGKALAGDWNDAVIAAVSANRRRIQNDYIIPFTLLFQRGYFDIGSLTQKIYNMRFDNEALGKIINLVNNFVNREIYTIEPPQVSVDLEWIAETFERINRTGVPLSIFELLTARLYKYNIKLRDMLEDAKSKYEFARIIPEEYILKVVALIRNLELKRRNLLELAPQNFESDWRTACDYLNKAYNRMKNDYGIINFNKWAPYTTMIVPLAGILYYCSKVHPQRHNAMPDYEKIDKWYWISVFDNRYDQAVDTTSHQDYINMQNWFNDNNNVPEALRKFDIRTVEIDTDKQSSAIYRGIMNLVILKGALDFHSGQRPHFEPDKVEDDHIFPKSVYGESRIANRTLIADNRHKINKKPSEYFGEKLNLLGEDRLVQILESHLIPRDALSDLLNDNIQSFMDKRKNTILAEIKRRTAI, encoded by the coding sequence ATGATTAAGGTAAAATATAATCCACAGGAGGATAAAATGAGAATTAGTGAACTGATGAGCAGGGTATACAATGGCGAAGTTGTAATTCCCGAATTTCAAAGAAGTTTCATCTGGGAACCTGAGGATATTAGGGAACTCCTGGTTTCGGTTATTGGTGGTTATCATATTGGTACCATGCTAGTTATAAGATTAAGCACAGAAGATTCTCCGTTTAGGCTCCGGCTGATTGAGGGGGTTAGAGAAGTAAATAATGATGCAAGAATCGCCACTACGGTTACTGTAATTTTAGACGGTCAACAGCGAACCACAGCATTGTTCTACGCTTTACATGGACCTGACCTGCCACTAAAAGGAAGAAAGAATCCTTATCGTTTCTACCTTGACTTGGGAAAAGCCCTTGCCGGAGACTGGAATGATGCCGTGATTGCGGCGGTTAGTGCCAACAGACGAAGGATTCAAAACGATTATATCATTCCATTTACGTTACTCTTTCAAAGAGGTTATTTTGATATTGGAAGTTTGACCCAAAAAATCTATAATATGAGATTTGACAACGAAGCTTTAGGGAAAATAATAAACCTCGTCAATAACTTTGTTAATCGAGAAATTTACACTATAGAACCACCTCAGGTATCTGTTGATCTCGAGTGGATTGCCGAAACTTTTGAACGTATAAATCGAACCGGAGTCCCACTCTCTATCTTTGAACTCCTTACCGCCCGGTTATACAAGTATAATATTAAACTGCGGGATATGCTGGAAGATGCCAAAAGCAAATACGAGTTTGCCCGAATCATACCTGAGGAATACATATTAAAAGTTGTCGCGCTGATAAGAAATCTTGAATTGAAGCGCAGGAATCTGCTGGAACTTGCCCCCCAAAACTTCGAAAGCGACTGGCGTACGGCATGCGATTATCTTAACAAGGCTTACAACAGAATGAAGAATGATTACGGCATTATAAATTTCAATAAATGGGCACCTTATACTACCATGATCGTGCCTCTCGCTGGAATACTTTATTATTGTAGTAAGGTTCATCCCCAGCGTCATAACGCAATGCCCGATTATGAAAAGATTGACAAATGGTACTGGATATCGGTATTTGACAACAGATATGATCAGGCTGTTGATACTACCTCTCATCAGGATTATATCAATATGCAGAACTGGTTTAATGATAACAACAACGTCCCCGAAGCTTTGCGTAAATTTGACATTAGAACTGTCGAAATAGATACAGATAAACAATCTTCCGCAATCTACAGGGGCATCATGAATCTGGTAATTCTGAAAGGTGCCCTTGATTTTCACTCCGGACAGAGACCGCACTTTGAACCAGATAAAGTGGAAGACGATCATATCTTCCCAAAATCAGTATATGGAGAGAGCAGAATAGCAAACCGAACGCTCATTGCTGACAATAGACACAAAATAAATAAAAAGCCATCAGAATACTTCGGTGAGAAGCTGAATTTACTTGGAGAAGACCGGCTAGTCCAAATCCTCGAATCGCATCTCATACCAAGGGACGCATTATCCGATTTACTCAACGACAACATTCAGAGCTTCATGGATAAAAGAAAAAATACCATCCTGGCTGAAATTAAAAGGCGAACCGCAATCTAG
- a CDS encoding S8 family serine peptidase, translated as MKLRLCLGIAILLFAFGFGMISPELERHLSTAAADQKLPVHIVLKNQYDTRLLFSQVDGLSRRERRVRVAEILGEFARREQSSILSYLEEKEQQGLVRDIRSIWIVNAVACEATPAVIRELSQRADVHYVNYDLAWCPDLLEKPGAPAEPQYDATWGVRKIRAPEVWAQGYTGQGVVCGHIDTGCDYTHPDLADHMWEDPNYPYHGWNFEDNSNNPMDQQGHGTHTAGTVASDGTSGTQCGVAPDARIMVCRVRTVADSVAESQCWQAMQFVVSPPLSPANGADLYTMSLGWMLSWNPHQATWRQVADNVNAAGVIQIIAAGNERGQATPPSALRCPGNVPPPWWNPQNTGTGALSGVISIGATDSTDAIAYFSSPGPVTWQNVAPYNDYPYPPGLTKPDVSAPGVAVISCRIGGGYQSMDGTSMATPHTAGTVCLMLQKNPNLTPRMVDSILEVTAVDLGPGGKDNDFGAGRIDAFAAVNAVPRGPYLKMLRFVLADSSGNTDGYIDPGESASLRFWLRNDGNAFCANTRGILRSFDYRLQVTDSTGSWGTIPPQDSAYNLADRFFLTADTSLRAGMLLPCTLYVTGESADYATRFGIELRVGMPGQIIFDHDTNNCRLSVSCLGALGYLAPESAGSGFCYPKTAPSILRHASLAWGTDTLYVVDRYYTRPVTAPPDTEFLLVDSLRNIYPPQKGHEHYRAWFSDRNHPRSKLLVASQNSYADGTPGYRDFVVIVYTVQNNGSTTVSSFYPGIFADFTVDTAGDICDQDSLRRFIYITSARDSAPVAGIKILEPDSGIHLTAIDPAVYYEPDSAFRDAQKWRFLSGQISLPRSTRPDNWALCASAGPFTINPFSAIRFAVAFVGGNTIASALVNADSAQRWYRHYIGTAEPQDRTAPLNSALTISPNPFTRNLTVRLNLPAPAPVRLTLHDIAGRTIAEIHQGTVLPGNSEYHWSAKGLTPGVYFIRLKTPGMNLTERAVLIR; from the coding sequence TTGAAATTAAGGCTGTGTTTGGGTATCGCAATCCTGCTCTTTGCCTTCGGCTTCGGAATGATCAGTCCGGAGCTGGAGCGGCATCTGAGCACCGCGGCGGCTGACCAGAAGCTGCCGGTCCACATCGTTCTGAAAAACCAGTATGACACCCGGCTGCTTTTCTCGCAGGTTGACGGTCTGAGCCGGCGGGAGCGCCGGGTGCGGGTGGCAGAGATTCTCGGCGAGTTTGCCCGGAGGGAGCAGTCCTCCATCCTGAGCTATCTCGAGGAGAAGGAGCAACAGGGCCTGGTCCGGGACATCCGCTCGATCTGGATTGTCAATGCGGTTGCCTGCGAGGCGACACCGGCGGTGATCCGGGAGCTTTCGCAGCGGGCAGATGTCCACTATGTCAACTATGATCTTGCCTGGTGTCCGGACCTGCTCGAGAAGCCGGGTGCGCCGGCAGAGCCGCAGTATGATGCGACCTGGGGTGTGCGCAAGATAAGGGCGCCTGAGGTCTGGGCACAGGGCTACACCGGCCAGGGTGTGGTCTGCGGGCACATTGATACCGGCTGTGACTACACCCATCCCGACCTGGCAGACCACATGTGGGAGGACCCCAACTACCCCTATCACGGCTGGAACTTTGAGGACAACAGCAACAACCCGATGGACCAGCAGGGGCATGGCACCCATACGGCAGGCACGGTTGCCAGTGATGGCACCTCGGGCACCCAGTGCGGGGTGGCGCCGGATGCCCGGATCATGGTCTGCCGGGTGCGGACGGTAGCGGACTCGGTGGCGGAGAGCCAGTGCTGGCAGGCGATGCAGTTTGTGGTCTCGCCCCCGCTCTCACCGGCAAATGGTGCGGACCTCTACACGATGTCCTTGGGCTGGATGCTTTCCTGGAACCCGCACCAGGCGACCTGGCGGCAGGTGGCGGACAATGTCAATGCGGCGGGTGTGATCCAGATCATCGCTGCCGGCAATGAGCGGGGACAGGCAACTCCGCCGAGTGCGCTCCGCTGTCCGGGCAATGTGCCGCCGCCCTGGTGGAACCCGCAGAACACCGGCACCGGTGCCCTATCCGGTGTGATCTCGATCGGTGCGACCGACTCAACCGATGCGATCGCCTACTTCTCCAGCCCCGGACCGGTCACCTGGCAGAATGTTGCTCCTTATAACGACTACCCCTATCCGCCCGGACTGACCAAGCCGGATGTGAGTGCGCCCGGGGTGGCGGTCATCTCCTGCCGGATCGGTGGCGGTTATCAGAGCATGGACGGCACCTCGATGGCGACTCCGCACACTGCGGGCACGGTCTGCCTGATGCTGCAGAAGAACCCGAACCTCACTCCGAGAATGGTGGACTCAATCCTTGAGGTGACCGCGGTCGACCTCGGACCTGGCGGCAAGGACAATGACTTCGGTGCGGGCAGAATTGATGCCTTTGCTGCGGTTAATGCGGTGCCGAGAGGACCTTATCTGAAGATGCTCCGGTTTGTCCTTGCCGACTCTTCGGGGAACACCGACGGCTATATTGACCCGGGCGAGAGCGCCAGCCTGCGCTTCTGGCTCAGAAACGACGGCAACGCCTTCTGTGCCAACACCCGCGGCATTCTCCGCTCCTTTGACTACCGGCTTCAGGTCACCGACTCCACCGGCTCCTGGGGCACAATCCCGCCTCAGGACAGCGCCTACAACCTTGCTGACCGCTTCTTTTTGACTGCGGACACCAGCCTGCGCGCCGGCATGCTTCTCCCCTGCACCCTTTATGTTACCGGCGAAAGTGCAGATTATGCCACCAGATTCGGCATTGAACTCCGGGTCGGCATGCCCGGACAGATAATCTTTGACCACGACACCAACAACTGCCGGCTGAGCGTCTCCTGCCTCGGTGCGCTCGGCTATCTGGCACCGGAAAGTGCCGGCTCCGGCTTCTGCTATCCCAAGACCGCCCCTTCAATCCTGCGCCACGCCTCACTTGCCTGGGGCACTGACACCCTCTATGTTGTTGACCGCTACTACACCAGACCGGTAACCGCACCGCCGGACACCGAATTTCTCCTTGTGGACAGCCTGCGCAACATCTACCCGCCCCAGAAAGGACATGAGCACTACCGCGCCTGGTTCTCGGACCGCAACCATCCCCGCTCCAAACTGCTCGTTGCCAGCCAGAACAGCTATGCGGACGGCACGCCCGGCTACCGCGACTTTGTTGTCATCGTCTACACAGTTCAGAACAACGGCTCCACCACCGTCTCCAGCTTCTACCCCGGGATCTTCGCCGACTTCACGGTTGACACCGCGGGCGACATCTGCGACCAGGACAGCCTGCGCCGCTTCATCTACATCACAAGCGCCCGTGACAGCGCACCGGTTGCCGGAATCAAGATTCTGGAACCCGACTCCGGCATCCACCTGACCGCAATTGACCCGGCGGTCTACTACGAACCCGACTCCGCATTCCGCGATGCCCAGAAATGGCGCTTCCTGAGCGGTCAGATCAGCCTCCCCCGCTCCACCCGGCCTGACAACTGGGCGCTCTGCGCCTCTGCCGGACCGTTCACCATCAACCCCTTCTCCGCAATCCGGTTTGCGGTCGCCTTTGTCGGCGGTAATACAATCGCATCTGCTTTGGTCAATGCGGACAGCGCCCAGCGCTGGTATCGCCACTACATCGGCACAGCAGAACCCCAGGACCGAACCGCACCGCTCAACTCCGCGCTCACCATCTCGCCCAACCCCTTCACCCGCAACCTCACCGTCCGGCTCAACCTGCCCGCTCCTGCACCGGTCCGGCTCACCCTCCACGACATTGCGGGCAGAACCATTGCCGAAATTCATCAGGGCACAGTCCTGCCGGGCAACAGTGAATACCACTGGTCCGCAAAAGGGCTGACACCGGGTGTCTACTTCATCCGGCTGAAGACACCGGGAATGAACTTAACCGAACGGGCAGTGCTTATCCGTTAG